The Mycolicibacterium lutetiense genome window below encodes:
- a CDS encoding MlaE family ABC transporter permease yields the protein MADKWTTGISLRGLSGPMQAVGALFSMALDAVRFVFVRPFQWREFLEQCWFVARVSMAPTLLVAIPFTVLVSFTLNILLRELGAADLSGAGAAFGAVTQLGPMVTVLIVAGAGATAMCADLGSRTIREEIDAMEVLGINPIQRLVTPRMLASGLVALLLNSLVVIIGILGGYVFSVFIQDVNPGAFAAGITLLTGVPEVIISCVKAALFGFIAGLVACYRGLTISGGGAKAVGNAVNETVVYAFMALFVINVVVTAIGIRMTSG from the coding sequence ATGGCGGATAAGTGGACGACCGGCATATCGCTACGGGGCCTGTCCGGCCCCATGCAGGCCGTCGGGGCGCTGTTCTCGATGGCGTTGGATGCAGTGCGGTTCGTGTTCGTGCGGCCGTTTCAGTGGCGCGAGTTCCTCGAACAGTGCTGGTTCGTGGCGCGGGTGTCGATGGCGCCGACGCTGTTGGTGGCGATCCCGTTCACCGTGCTGGTGAGCTTCACCCTCAACATCCTCCTTCGCGAGTTGGGCGCGGCCGACCTGTCCGGCGCGGGCGCTGCCTTCGGCGCGGTGACTCAGCTCGGTCCGATGGTCACGGTGCTGATCGTGGCCGGCGCCGGGGCGACGGCGATGTGCGCGGATCTGGGATCCCGCACGATCCGCGAGGAGATCGACGCCATGGAGGTGCTGGGCATCAATCCGATCCAGCGTCTGGTCACCCCCAGAATGCTCGCGTCAGGGCTGGTCGCCTTATTGCTCAACAGCCTGGTTGTGATCATCGGCATCCTGGGTGGCTACGTGTTCTCGGTGTTCATCCAAGATGTGAACCCGGGTGCGTTCGCGGCGGGTATCACGCTGTTGACCGGTGTGCCGGAGGTGATCATCTCGTGCGTCAAGGCCGCGCTGTTCGGTTTCATCGCCGGACTGGTCGCCTGCTACCGCGGATTGACGATCAGCGGCGGTGGCGCCAAGGCGGTGGGTAACGCTGTGAACGAGACAGTCGTGTACGCCTTCATGGCGTTGTTCGTCATCAACGTGGTCGTCACGGCCATCGGCATCC